The following coding sequences are from one Eucalyptus grandis isolate ANBG69807.140 chromosome 11, ASM1654582v1, whole genome shotgun sequence window:
- the LOC104426155 gene encoding protein transport protein Sec61 subunit gamma: MDAIDSAIDPLREFAKDSVRLVKRCHKPDRKEFTKVAFRTAIGFVVMGFVGFFVKLIFIPINNIIVGSS, encoded by the exons ATGGACGCCATCGATTCGGCCATCGATCCATTGAGGGAGTTCGCGAAGGACAGCGTCCGCCTCGTGAAGCGATGCCACAAGCCCGATCGCAAAG AGTTCACGAAGGTCGCGTTCCGGACTGCGATCGGATTCGTGGTGATGGGATTTGTGGGGTTCTTCGTCAAGCTGATCTTCATTCCCATCAACAACATCATCGTCGGTTCTTCTTAG
- the LOC104426156 gene encoding acetolactate synthase 1, chloroplastic: MAAAAASTASSAAKTTALSFPSKSQTPVDRSTLRFPPSPATPLLRVSADSSPSRIPRAAARTPSSAPPTPAVAPPETFVPRYAPDEPRKGADVLVEALERQGVSTVFAYPGGASMEIHQALTRSGVIRNVLPRHEQGGIFAAEGYARASGLPGVCIATSGPGATNLVSGLADAMLDSIPLVAITGQVPRRMIGTDGFQETPIVEVTRSITKHNYLVLDVEDIPRVVSEAFYLATSGRPGPILIDVPKDIQQQLVVPNWNVPITLPGYMSRLPKLPSEAHLEQIVRLVSESKKPVLYVGGGCLNSSEELRKFVDLTGIPVASTLMGLGAFSCSHELSLQMLGMHGTVYANYAIDKCDLLLAFGVRFDDRVTGKLETFASRAKIIHIDIDSAEIGKNKQPHVSICADVKLALKGINSILETRKSKLKLDFSAWRMELDEQKMNNPLTYKTFGEAIPPQYAIQVLDELTDGNAIISTGVGQHQMWAAQFYKYKRPRQWLTSGGLGAMGFGLPAAVGAAVARPDAVVVDIDGDGSFIMNVQELATVRVENLPVKIMLLNNQHLGMVVQWEDRFYKANRAHTYLGNPSRESDIFPNMLTFAEACGIPASRVTKKADLRAAVQKMLDTPGPYLLDVIVPHQEHVLPMIPSGGSFKDVITEGDGRSTY; encoded by the exons atggccgccgccgccgcttcgaccgcctcctccgccgccaaAACCACCGCTCTCTCATTTCCCTCCAAATCCCAAACTCCCGTCGACCGATCTACCCTCCGCTTCCCTCCCAGTCCCGCCACGCCCCTCCTCCGTGTCTCCGCCGACTCGTCCCCCTCCCGCATTCCCCGAGCCGCCGCCAGGACCCCGTCCTCCGCACCACCGACCCCGGCCGTAGCCCCTCCCGAGACGTTCGTTCCCAGATACGCCCCCGACGAGCCTCGCAAGGGCGCCGATGTCCTCGTCGAGGCCCTCGAGCGCCAGGGCGTCTCCACCGTCTTCGCCTACCCGGGCGGCGCCTCCATGGAGATCCACCAGGCCCTCACCCGGTCCGGCGTCATCAGGAACGTGCTCCCTCGCCACGAGCAGGGAGGTATCTTCGCCGCGGAGGGGTACGCGCGCGCCTCCGGCCTCCCCGGGGTCTGCATCGCCACCTCCGGCCCCGGCGCCACCAATCTGGTCAGTGGACTCGCCGACGCCATGCTGGACAGCATCCCCCTCGTCGCCATCACTGGCCAG GTGCCGCGGAGGATGATTGGAACGGATGGATTTCAAGAGACTCCAATTGTTGAGGTGACGCGGTCTATTACGAAACATAATTACCTTGTCCTTGATGTGGAAGATATTCCTAGAGTTGTGAGTGAAGCTTTTTACCTGGCAACTTCGGGGAGACCTGGTCCTATCCTGATCGATGTGCCTAAAGATATACAGCAACAGCTCGTCGTTCCTAATTGGAATGTGCCCATTACGTTGCCCGGCTACATGTCGAGATTGCCAAAGTTGCCTTCGGAGGCCCATTTGGAACAGATTGTGAGGTTGGTATCGGAGTCGAAGAAACCTGTTTTGTATGTGGGAGGTGGATGTTTGAATTCAAGCGAGGAATTGAGAAAGTTTGTGGACCTCACAGGGATTCCTGTCGCTAGTACTTTGATGGGGCTCGGGGCATTCTCATGCTCACATGAACTGTCCCTTCAAATGCTGGGAATGCATGGAACTGTTTATGCTAACTATGCTATTGATAAATGTGATTTGCTGCTTGCGTTTGGAGTTAGGTTTGATGACCGTGTGACGGGGAAGCTGGAAACTTTTGCTAGCCGAGCTAAAATCATTCACATCGATATCGATTCGGCAGAGATTGGGAAAAATAAGCAGCCTCACGTGTCAATTTGTGCAGATGTGAAGTTGGCATTAAAAGGGATTAATAGCATTCTGGAGACTAGAAAATCGAAGCTCAAACTTGATTTTTCAGCTTGGAGAATGGAACTTGATGAGCAGAAAATGAATAATCCCTTAACTTATAAGACATTTGGGGAAGCTATCCCTCCTCAGTATGCGATTCAAGTTCTCGATGAGCTGACTGATGGAAATGCTATTATAAGCACTGGAGTTGGGCAACACCAAATGTGGGCTGCTCAATTTTACAAGTACAAGAGGCCCCGCCAATGGTTGACATCTGGTGGATTAGGGGCCATGGGCTTTGGATTGCCTGCTGCGGTTGGAGCTGCTGTTGCAAGACCCGATGCTGTTGTGGTAGACATTGATGGAGATGGAAGCTTCATAATGAACGTCCAGGAGTTGGCGACAGTCAGAGTGGAGAATCTTCCTGTCAAGATAATGCTGTTGAACAATCAACATCTGGGCATGGTTGTCCAATGGGAGGATCGCTTTTATAAAGCCAATAGGGCTCACACATATCTAGGGAATCCATCTAGAGAGTCTGATATATTTCCAAATATGTTGACATTTGCTGAAGCCTGCGGAATACCTGCATCTCGTGTGACAAAAAAGGCAGATCTTAGAGCAGCTGTCCAAAAGATGTTAGATACTCCTGGGCCATACTTGTTGGATGTGATTGTCCCCCATCAAGAGCATGTTTTGCCCATGATCCCTAGTGGTGGCTCTTTCAAGGATGTGATTACCGAGGGAGATGGCCGATCCACGTATTAA